A genomic region of Oryza glaberrima chromosome 1, OglaRS2, whole genome shotgun sequence contains the following coding sequences:
- the LOC127771378 gene encoding phosphatidylinositol 4-kinase gamma 1-like encodes MAIAVGHCRELSPPGGGVRGRHCRLRSVTQLDCPVFDDHDLDQLDRRERNGHAGLSPRRSLSSPCFSTVVPPAADRAEPTRDDGEKMMPRVEIVAGGHARGVHELIAEAAGAIATGTRLVPTQGGIGGALLLEDGRSGEHVAVIKPLLDDASSPSHGGGGGYASKAVLREVAAFLLDQDGFARVEPTALIKISRPAMPTTTASIQRFAAHECDAGELGPSRFSVASVHRIGILDVRLLNIDRHAGNILVKKSAESECASGGSTLTPLDLVPIDHGLCLPEQLDDPYFEWLHWPQSSLPFSGAELEYVASLDPFRDAAMLRAELPSLTEAAIRILTLCTIFLQRAAAAGLCLADIGDMMTREFSAMEEGLSALESLCKNAYDSSTNTAGSSPRKHHHSDDSDDESTQFGMDDVPAGLPPHLFLLGGGGIAKSVSFSAAEQGAAGSGAARKRMSFKALSGDEWAAFLDRFEQLLPAALDAKKRAGLKLTRLGTSF; translated from the coding sequence ATGGCAATCGCGGTCGGCCATTGCCGCGAGCTGAGtccccccggcggcggcgtccgcggccgGCACTGCCGCCTCCGCTCCGTCACCCAGCTAGACTGCCCGGTGTTCGACGACCATGACCTGGACCAGCTGGACCGCCGAGAGCGCAACGGGCACGCCGGCCTGTCGCCGCGGCGGAGCCTCTCCTCGCCGTGCTTCTCCACCGTcgtccctcccgccgccgaccgcgccgagcccacgcgcgacgacggcgagaagATGATGCCGCGCGTGGAGATCGTCGCGGGCGGCCACGCCCGCGGGGTGCACGAGCTCATCGCGGAGGCCGCGGGCGCCATCGCGACGGGGACGCGCCTCGTGCCGACGCAGGGCGGGATCGGCGGCGCGCTGCTGCTCGAGGACGGCCGCTCCGGCGAGCACGTGGCGGTGATCAAGCCGCTCCTCGACGACGCGTCCTCGCCGTCccacggcggtggaggaggctaCGCGAGCAAGGCCGTGCTGCGGGAGGTGGCCGCGTTCCTCCTCGACCAAGACGGCTTCGCCCGCGTCGAGCCGACCGCGCTGATCAAGATATCGCGACCCGCCATGCCGACGACCACGGCCTCGATCCAGCGCTTCGCGGCGCACGAgtgcgacgccggcgagctcggcccGTCGCGGTTCTCCGTGGCGTCCGTGCACCGCATCGGCATCCTCGACGTCCGCCTCCTCAACATCGACCGCCACGCCGGCAACATCCTCGTCAAGAAGTCGGCGGAGAGCGAGTgcgccagcggcggcagcaCGTTGACGCCGCTGGACCTCGTGCCGATCGACCACGGGCTCTGCCTCCCGGAGCAGCTCGACGACCCCTACTTCGAGTGGCTGCACTGGCCGCAGTCGTCGCTGCCATTCTCCGGCGCCGAGCTGGAGTACGTCGCGTCGCTCGATCCGTTCCGGGACGCCGCGATGCTCCGCGCCGAGCTGCCGTCGCTGACGGAGGCGGCCATCCGGATTCTCACCCTCTGCACCATCTTCCTgcagcgcgcggccgccgcggggcTCTGCCTCGCCGACATCGGCGACATGATGACCCGCGAGTTCtcggcgatggaggaggggcTCAGCGCGCTCGAGTCCCTCTGCAAGAACGCCTACGACTCCTCCACCAACACCGCCGGCTCATCCCCTCGGAAGCACCACCACTCCGACGACTCCGACGACGAGAGCACCCAGTTCGGCATGGACGACGTGCCCGCCGGGCTCCCTCctcacctcttcctcctcggcggcggcggcatcgccaAGAGCGTGAGCTTCTCCGCGGCGGAGCAGGGCGCCGCCgggagcggcgccgcgcggAAGCGCATGTCGTTCAAGGCGCTGAGCGGCGACGAGTGGGCGGCGTTCCTTGACCGGTTCGagcagctgctgccggcggcgctCGACGCCAAGAAGCGCGCCGGCCTGAAGCTCACCAGGCTGGGCACCTCCTTCTGA